Part of the Tetragenococcus koreensis genome, TAGTTTCAGGGAAGTAACAATTGAGCTTATCGTTATTTGTTTAAAAGAGAGGAATTTTTTATGTATTGCTAAAAAATAGTCGTACGTTAAAGGGAGCGAATTCAACGGAGAATATGCTATAATGAAACAAATTTGATAGAAGCAGAAAGGTAGGAGAAAATGAAAGTAAAAAAAGCAGTCATTCCAGCAGCTGGTTTAGGAACACGGTTTTTGCCAGCCACCAAAGCAATCGCCAAAGAAATGTTGCCAATCGTTGATAAACCGACGATTCAATTTATCGTAGAAGAAGCGATGGCTTCGGGAATTGAAGATATTTTAGTGATAACGGGAAAGGCTAAACGCCCAATCGAAGATCATTTTGATGCTAACATAGAGCTCGAACAAAATTTGAAATCAACCGGCAAGACAGAGTTATTAAAATTAGTGGAAGAAACCACGGACATTAATTTACATTTTGTACGCCAAAAGCGTCCTTTGGGATTAGGCCACGCAGTTTTACAAGCCAAAGCTTTTGTAGGTGATGAACCTTTTGTGGTTATGCTAGGCGATGATATCACAAGTAACAAAGTTCCGTTGACAAAGCAGTTAATTAATGATTATGAAAAAACCAAAGCTGCAACCTTGGCTGTGATGCCAGTTCCCCATGAGGATACTTCAAAGTATGGCATTATTGAACCTAATGGAGAAGTATCTAAAGGCTTGTATGATGTCAATTCATTTGTTGAAAAGCCTGAACCGGATAAAGCGCCGAGTAATTTAGCTATTATTGGTCGTTATCTTTTGACGCCGGAAATTTTTAGCTTATTAGAAAAACAACAACCTGGCCAAGGTGGCGAGATTCAACTAACTGATTCTATTGATGAATTAAATAAAACGCAACGTGTTTTTGCCCAAGAGTTTACCGGCAAACGTTATGACGTTGGTACTAAAATAGGTATGCTCGAAGCTAATATTGAATATGGGTTGGATCATCCAGAAACGAAGGATGAATTAAAAACCTATCTGCAAGAACTGGCTGCAAAGCTATAATTTGAAAGACAAAGAGTGGATTTTATGGTCAAACAAGATCATAAAGTCCACTTTTTGGTTAATCGCTTTCATTTTTGGGTAAGCTTTTTGCATTAAGCCAATTCTCAATGACGATGGCATCGTGAATTTCCTGATATTTTCGGTGGAAATCATTAGCAAATCCGGGAATATGCTGATATTGCACATTTTTAGTGATTTTTCTGGTTACTCTTGTTGAGCTAATTCCTAGATATTCCAGTAAACTCATGGTCACATTGACAGGCTGTGTTTCCACATCACGTTTAATAATGCCATGGGTCAAAAAAGCTCGTTTCATACGGGTGAAAATGGGACGTTGCTGGCGATCAACGGTGATAGTAAAGTCATTTGTCAATTGAACAACGGTGGGGGCAGCACTTGATGCAGAGAACAGGTTTTCAATTCTTCCGGGATTAATCCAACTATACATTGTTGGACGGAAAGTTAAGCTAAACGGAATTAAGCTAAAATCGCTACTAGCAATTGGTATAGTATTGATTCCTTTGTCAAAAAAGAGTTTCAAAGTTCTTTTATAGCCTTCAAATTCCATATGTAAATGTTCATATAAACACTTTTCAGCTAGCAAATTTGCTGATACATCAACTAATCTTATGGCATCTTTATAAAGAACAAATGACTGCGTATAGTGTTCGCCGTAAGGAAGAATCGCATAAATCTCTTCTTTAAGACTTGCTTGAGTACTAATCGTGATTTCTTTGTACAACTG contains:
- the galU gene encoding UTP--glucose-1-phosphate uridylyltransferase GalU; this encodes MKVKKAVIPAAGLGTRFLPATKAIAKEMLPIVDKPTIQFIVEEAMASGIEDILVITGKAKRPIEDHFDANIELEQNLKSTGKTELLKLVEETTDINLHFVRQKRPLGLGHAVLQAKAFVGDEPFVVMLGDDITSNKVPLTKQLINDYEKTKAATLAVMPVPHEDTSKYGIIEPNGEVSKGLYDVNSFVEKPEPDKAPSNLAIIGRYLLTPEIFSLLEKQQPGQGGEIQLTDSIDELNKTQRVFAQEFTGKRYDVGTKIGMLEANIEYGLDHPETKDELKTYLQELAAKL